The Manis javanica isolate MJ-LG chromosome 2, MJ_LKY, whole genome shotgun sequence genome contains a region encoding:
- the RNF20 gene encoding E3 ubiquitin-protein ligase BRE1A — translation MSGIGNKRAAGEPGTSVPPEKKTAVEDSGTTVETIKLGGVSSTEELDIRTLQTKNRKLAEMLDQRQAIEDELREHIEKLERRQATDDASLLIVNRYWSQFDENIRIILKRYDLEQGLGDLLTERKALVVPEPEPDSDSNQERKDDRERGEGQEPAFSFLATLASSSSEEMESQLQERVESSRRAVSQIVTVYDKLQEKVELLSRKLNSGDNLIVEEAVQELNSFLAQENMRLQELTDLLQEKHHTMSQEFSKLQSKVETAESRVSVLESMIDDLQWDIDKIRKREQRLNRHLAEVLERVNSKGYKVYGAGSSLYGGTITINARKFEEMNAELEENKELAQNRHCELEKLRQDFEEVTTQNEKLKVELRSAVEEVVKETPEYRCMQSQFSVLYNESLQLKAHLDEARTLLHGTRGTHQRQVELIERDEVSLHKKLRTEVIQLEDTLAQVRKEYEMLRIEFEQTLAANEQAGPINREMRHLISSLQNHNHQLKGEVLRYKRKLREAQSDLNKTRLRSGSALLQSQSSTEDPKDEPAEPKQDPEDSPAQSSASKASQEEVSEAKSKRDEEERERERREKEREREREREKEKEREREKQRPKESERERESAKDKEKGKHDDGRKKEAEVIKQLKVELKKAQESQKEMKLLLDMYRSAPKEQRDKVQLMAAEKKSKAELEDLRQRLKDLEDKEKKENKKMADEDALRKIRAVEEQIEYLQKKLAMAKQEEEALLSEMDVTGQAFEDMQEQNIRLMQQLREKDDANFKLMSERIKSNQIHKLLKEEKEELADQVLTLKTQVDAQLQVVRKLEEKEHLLQSNIGTGEKELGLRTQALEMNKRKAMEAAQLADDLKAQLELAQKKLHDFQDEIVENSVTKEKDMFNFKRAQEDISRLRRKLETTKKPDNVPKCDEILMEEIKDYKARLTCPCCNMRKKDAVLTKCFHVFCFECVKTRYDTRQRKCPKCNAAFGANDFHRIYIG, via the exons GAGGAGTTAGACATCCGAACATTGCAGACCAAAAATCGTAAGCTGGCAGAAATGCTGGATCAACGGCAGGCCATTGAAGATGAACTCCGTGAGCACATTGAAAAGCTGGAACGAAGGCAGGCCACCGATGATGCCTCACTCTTGATTGTCAACCGGTACTGGAGTCAG TTTGATGAAAACATCCGTATCATTCTTAAGCGTTATGACCTGGAGCAGGGTTTGGGAGATCTCCTCACAGAAAGAAAAGCCCTTGTTGTGCCTGAACCAGAACCAGACTCCGATAGCAATCAGGAGCGGAAAGATGACCGAGAGAGAG GGGAAGGGCAAGAGCCAGCTTTCTCTTTCCTTGCTACTTTGGCCAGCAGTTCCAGTGAAGAGATGGAATCTCAGCTGCAAGAGCGTGTGGAGTCCTCGCGACGAGCTGTGTCCCAGATTGTGACTGTCTATGATAAACTGCAAGAGAAAGTGGAGCTCTTATCCCGGAAGCTAAACAGTGGAG ATAATCTGATAGTGGAGGAAGCAGTGCAGGAGCTGAATTCCTTCCTTGCCCAGGAGAACATGAGGCTACAGGAATTAACAGACCTCCTTCAGGAGAAGCATCACACCATGTCACAGGAG TTCTCCAAGTTGCAGAGTAAAGTAGAGACAGCTGAGTCACGAGTGTCTGTTCTAGAGTCCATGATCGATGACTTGCAGTGGGACATTGACAAAATTCGTAAGAGGGAACAGCGACTCAACCGACACTTAGCAGAAGTCCTGGAACGG gtGAATTCGAAAGGTTATAAGGTATATGGCGCGGGGAGCAGTCTCTATGGAGGCACAATCACTATCAATGCCCGGAAG TTTGAGGAAATGAATGCAGAGCTCGAGGAGAACAAAGAGTTGGCTCAGAACCGTCACTGTGAGCTGGAGAAACTTCGGCAAGACTTTGAGGAGGTCActacacaaaatgaaaaactgaaa GTGGAGTTGCGGAGCGCTGTGGAAGAAGTGGTGAAGGAGACCCCGGAATACCGCTGCATGCAGTCACAGTTCTCTGTCCTGTACAACGAGAGCCTGCAGTTGAAAGCACACTTGGATGAGGCTCGGACCCTGCTTCATGGCACCAGGGGGACCCACCAACGTCAGGTTGAGCTCATTGAG CGAGATGAGGTCAGTCTTCACAAGAAGCTGAGGACTGAAGTGATCCAGCTGGAAGATACACTGGCCCAGGTCCGCAAGGAGTACGAAATGCTGAGGATAGAGTTCGAGCAGACCCTTGCTGCCAATGAGCAAGCAG GCCCCATAAACCGGGAGATGCGCCACCTTATCAGCAGCCTGCAGAATCACAATCACCAGCTGAAGGGGGAGGTCCTAAGGTATAAGCGGAAACTGAGAGAAGCCCAGTCTGACCTGAACAAG ACCCGCCTGCGCAGCGGCAGTGCCCTCCTGCAGTCTCAGTCCAGTACCGAGGACCCCAAGGACGAGCCTGCAGAGCCGAAGCAGGATCCTGAGGACTCACCCGCCCAGTCCTCCGCGTCGAAGGCCTCTCAGGAGGAAGTCAGTGAGGCTAAATCCAAGCGGGATGAGGAGGAGCGAGAACGAGAACGGCGGGAGAAGGAGCGAGAGCGAGAAAGGGAGcgggagaaggaaaaggagcgAGAGCGGGAGAAGCAGAGACCGAAAGAGtcggagagagagagggagtcgGCTAAGGATAAAGAGAAGGGGAAACATGATGAcggaaggaagaaggaagcagaagtCATCAAACAACTGAAGGTTGAACTCAA GAAGGCACAGGAGAGCCAAAAGGAGATGAAACTATTGCTAGATATGTACCGCTCTGCCCCAAAGGAACAGAGGGACAAAGTTCAGCTGATGGCAGCTGAGAAGAAGTCTAAGGCAGAG TTGGAAGACCTAAGGCAAAGACTCAAGGATCTAgaggataaggagaaaaaagagaacaagaaaatggCTGATGAGGATGCCTTGAGGAAGATCCGGGCAGTGGAGGAGCAGATTGAATACCTGCAGAAGAAGCTGGCCATGGCCAAGCAG GAGGAAGAAGCTCTCCTCTCTGAGATGGATGTCACAGGGCAGGCCTTTGAAGACATGCAGGAACAAAATATCCGTTTGATGCAGCAGTTGCGGGAGAAGGATGATGCAAATTTCAAGCTTATGTCAGAACGTATCAAGTCCAATCAGATCCATAAGTTGCTtaaagaagagaaggaggagcTGGCTGACCAGGTTTTGACTTTGAAGACTCAG gttGATGCCCAGTTACAGGTAGTACGGAAACTCGAGGAGAAGGAGCATCTGTTACAAAGCAACATTGGCACAGGGGAGAAGGAGCTGGGTCTGAGGACCCAGGCCTTAGAGATGAATAAACGTAAG GCAATGGAGGCGGCCCAGCTTGCAGATGACCTCAAAGCACAGTTGGAGTTGGCTCAGAAGAAGCTACATGATTTTCAGGATGAAATTGTGGAGAACAGCGTCACCAAAGAAAAGGACATGTTCAATTTCAAACGAGCTCAG GAGGACATTTCTAGACTTCGAAGGAAGCTGGAGACCACAAAGAAACCAGACAATGTACCTAAATGTGATGAGATTCTGATGGAGGAGATTAAGGATTACAAG GCACGCCTGACCTGTCCATGTTGCAACATGCGTAAAAAGGATGCTGTACTTACCAAGTGTTTTCATGTTTTCTGCTTTGAGTGTGTGAAGACGCGCTATGACACCCGCCAGCGCAAATGTCCCAAGTGTAATGCTGCTTTTGGTGCCAATGATTTCCATCGCATCTACATCGGTTGA